CTCGGTTTTGACTGGGATATGCTCGCCAGAGTCGGGTTGCACGGAAGAGTAAAGTATATGCAGCATAAGGATGTTAATATTCCTGAAAACGATTACAAAACGCCAGTTATTTCAACTGAAATAAAGATGTGGTTCTGACAAATAACAGTCACTGTTCATAAAAGGAGTATCAATGCTCAGAAGAATCGTTGCACTAATAAGCGTGGGACTTATTTCCGGAGTCTATGCTGATCAGGGGAAACTGGATCAGATACAGAAAACCCTCGAGAGCATAATGGCTAAGGCAGGTATCTCGATTGGCGGCGAGTTCAGGTCTCAATACCTGGGAGCCAAGATCAGTGGAGACAGCTTGGATCAATCCAAGAGGACAAGAGAGACAAATGAGTTCACATCAGTGGACTTTGATATCAAAGCCCGCCCGAACGAATATATTTCCGGGCGGATCGTTTTCAGGATGCATCAGAACTGGCAAAACTTCTTCTCTGATATCTCCAACCCCATCTTTTCAAGATGGATCAGTATAGACGGAAACCCGATGGATATGTTTCGTTTCAATATTGGTGATTTCAAAGAAAAGTATTCCCCCCTGACACTTTATTCACCGGATATTGATATTCTTTACGAACCCTATATTTTTGCCAGGCAGCGGGAAGTTGCTATGGACGAACTTTTTATAGGTAATAACTATCGTATTCTTCAGGGTATAAATTTTGGATTTGATGCAGAAGTAGAGCCCCTTTTCAATGAGTTTCATCTGGGATTGATTGGTGCGCGCCTTAGAAGTGCTGAAACAGATATTCAGAATGGAAGTAAGGTCACTGACATTTATGAACAGGTTTACAATGAAGACACTGCCATGACAAAGTACATGGTTGGAAGTAATCTGGATATGACTTTCCTTAAGGGAATTAACTTAGGTGGAACTTACCTTTTCACTTTCGATCATAAGGGAAGCCTGGCTTTTAACAAACCTTCTTACATTGCTCATTATGATACTGTTGCGAGGTTTAAACAGGAAAAACTTCATGTTATTTCTGTCCGTCCCGGTGTGGATATTGGAAAATTTATCGGCTCAGAGTCCCTGGGGCTTGGTGTAAAGGCGGAAATAGCTTTTTCTGTTGATGATTCGACGATGTTTGACTCTGTAGGTGTGGACACACTCGGAAAAGCTGTCAATGATTTCATAGACACAGTTACAACTGGTGTAGCATTGAATGCAGGTCTGGACTTCAGTTTTTCCGCCAGTGACATTTTTGGATTACGTGCAAATGTCTCTTACATGTCTAACGATGATGCTTTCAGGAATCCTCTGGCTCAGACACCTTCCTTTATCGGTCAGAGCATAATGAACAATGAGGTCACAAGAATCAGGGTGGACACCACCGGTGCAAAGGATACAGTACGTAATTACTCCACTTTCGATGCGCTATACAATACTGTATTCAAATTTACTACCAAAGATAACATTTTGTGGTCAAAGTCCCCATACATGAAAACCTCTTATTACCGCGGGATAATGAATAAGCAGGAGCTTGACGCTTTTGTCGATGGTTACTGTGATCCCACAGTGCAGTTGGTGCTTCCTCTGGGACCTGCAACACCCAATCGCTCCGGTATAAACGGTAATATTAAAGCTTCTCTTTTAAACAACGGGATTGAATTGAGTGGATTACTGGCATTGCTCAAAGAGAAGGAAGTATCAGTTGATATGCCAGGATTTGAAAAGACGAAATTTACTCAAATAGGTGGCGGACTGAAAATTGACTTCAGCAAGTTCCTCACTGTCTTCAAGTATACTACCGAGATTTCCGGCAGCTATGTTTCATCTGCTGCTGAAAATACAGGAATTGAAAACTTCGAAATCACTTCGAATCTTATCAATCTCGGTCTTAATTATCAATTCTGGAAAAGAGGCGCTCTGCTTCTTGGTATGCAGCTTATCCAGAACGAAGCAGTTCTTCTGGGGAATACAACAAAACAGGACCTGACCCACTGGTCTGCCGGTATCGAATGGAAAGTTGCCGACGGTGCATCGGTTGTAACCTCTATCGGGCAGATAATCGCCGATAATGATGACAACAGATGGCTGATCGGTACTGGCTCCGGGAGGGATGATTTCACGCAGACGCTTATGGATGTATTTTTAAGAGTAAAATTTTAACCTTGATCATCTGATCAAGAGATGGTCTGCTTGATTTTGAAAAGAGAAAATAGAAATTATTGTTCTTATCTGTATAAAAATTATCTGTGTGACAACATAGATGATTCAGAAAAAGAATCTTAACAGTTTGACAATAAAGCGGGAAACGGGAAAATTATGAATCGAAATCTTCGCCTTACAATTGCTGCAGTTGCATGCATGATGTTTAGCGCAAGTGCAGTATTCCCCGGCTGGCTTAAGTTCAAGCCTCTGAAAAAAGCCGAAGAAAAGAAAAGCGAGTCTTCCGTAGATCCTCGTATCATGTATCGCTTCTTCGATGAAGACTTTGTTTCCGGTGGGTATGCCTACTGGTATCCTGAAAACTCCAAGGTTTTTATTCCAGAGGAGTCGGGAAAAAACGGTGAAGTGGCAATCGAATTTGATCTGGATGAGAAGGATTATTCCGGTGGTTCTGTCTGCCTGTATAATCTTCTTTACGACTTGCGTCCGTTGTATGCTACAGGAGCGCTCCAGTTCTGGATCAAAGGGAATATGGGTGGAGAGATCGCCTGGGCTGCTCTTGTTGATGATGAAAATGCAGACGGGAAGAAAACTGTGGTCCGCTTGCCTCTTCAGAATTATGGAGGCATCTCTAAAGAATGGAAACTTATCTCCATTCCACTTTCCGCTTTCGGAAAAAGGGGAGTGTTCTGGGACGCAAAGAAGAGGGTGGAAGTGCCTGAAAGATTTCAGTGGGATGCTGTTTGTGAATTCCGCATTGAAATAAAGAAAAATGAAAATCCTGATTTCCGGGCCTGGGTTGATGACATCTTTATTCTCAGGGATGTATACGAACCGGTTGAGGAAAAAGAAGAGCAGTATTGGGATGAGCGGGAGGATATGATCGATTCTCCTCCGCTTGCCTCAAGACCCGAAGTAAAAGATGTACATAAGGTATTTATAGATGAAACACCCGGGGGCGGATTCGTTTATGTTTACGGAGGAAAAACCGCTTATAAGGTTATTTCGGGGGCATCAAAAGACAATAAGGGAATTCTGGCCTGTTATCTTGATAATGGAGATTATTCCGGAGTTACTCTTGCTTTGGGTAATGGAGCAAGTATCAATGTAGAGCCTCTGAAAAAAGCAAAAGCCGCAGGTCTTGCTTTCTGGGCAAAAGGAGCCCCGGGGGTTGATAAAATCTATGTTGGTATTCTCGATGATGAATCTGATGGGGCGAAAGTGCAGACAAAAGTAGCCCTGGGGGATTTTGGCTCATTGGATACTACATGGAAATATTTCATGATCCCTCTGCGCAGATTCCAGGATGTTGGAAAGTACTGGGATGATAATAAAAAGGCTGAAGTTGTTGGAGATGTCAAATGGAATCAGGTAAATGAAATCAGATTTTCCAACAACAAAGCCGAAAACAAGGTACCTGAAGGGGAACCGGTAGCCTTGTATGTGGATCAGATCACTTTTATTGAAGAAATTCCGGGCTATATTGATCCTGAAGAGTATTGGGCTAATTTCGAGTCTGATGCTAAGGATATAATACTGCATGATTTCGAGGGTTCAGAAAGTCCCAACTGGGAAACCGCTAATGGCCCCAAATCGGAAATCAGTTATAAGCTTGTGAAGAGTGAGGCTAGAAATGGCGGAGAAAATGCTCTGGCTATTACCTTCAAGATGAATGACTGGTGTGATGCTGTATTCAACTATGAAACAAACAACAGTGCACCTGAACTCAGGGACTGGAGCAAGCACTGGGGTCTTAAATTTGAAATGTACACATCCAAACCCTATCAGGGTATCAATGTTCAGGTTAATGATGCCGGTAATGAGGTGTGGATCGCGAGTGCCGGATGCGGAAAAGGATGGCATGAGGTGCTTGTACCTTTCAAGGCTTTCTACAAATTTCCCTACTGGCAGCCGGAAGATGCTGAGCAGAACGGGAAATTTGATATGCAGGCAATAAGAACTATCGATTTCAAACCTTCCGGTGAAGGTACATCCGGAACTTTTCTGATCGATAATGTGAGGCTGACAAATGAGAGGACTGCCTACGAAGCGCCTGTGGCCGAAAAGATAACTGTCAAGATTACCGGTGACATGGGTAAAGTTGTTACACCTGCAATAAATGACGGTATTTTCGGCATAAACGCGGCTCTGTGGGATGGCGATCTTCTCAAGCCCCAGACGGTGGATTATGTTAAAGCTGTCAACCATGCGGTACTTCGTTACCCGGGTGGTCTGAGAGCTGATGAGGACCACTGGAAAGAGGTCCTTGCAAAGAAAGACTGGATGGTTGACACCGATGAATTCCTGGAATTCTGTAAGCAGACAAATACAACTCCCATGATTACCGTTAACTTCGGTACAGGTACTGCAGAAGAAGCTGCCGAATGGGTAAAACATGTAAATGTGACCAAAAAGGCAAATGTAAAATACTGGGAGGTAGGTAACGAGCTTTATGGAGACTGGCACGCTAACCACTGTACTGCTGAAGAGTATGGTAAGAGGGCTGCTGAATTCATAAAGAAGATGAAAGAAGTGGATCCTTCGATTCTGGTGACTGTGGTCTGGGTCCTTGAAGGTGAATGGAATAAAGTGGTATTCGAGAACACCAAAGATCTGGCTGACGGAGTGAATGTACACCATTATCCTCAGCATGCTGGTGAAGAAAATGATGCTGCGTTGCTGGCAGCCCCGCAGACTCTCAAATCAATTCTTCCTGGTGTACGGAAGCAGACGGAGGAATATGGGGTTCCGGGAAAGAAGTATGAGATCTGGCTCACAGAGTGGAACTCTGTTGATTTCAAACCAGGACCTCAGACACTGGGTATTGTAAACGCTATGTTTGTCGCGGATTACCTTGGAGAACTGGCTGTTCAGAATATAGAGCAGGCATCTTACTGGGATATCCATAACGACATTACAGAGCAGGGTGGTGACTACGGATATCTATCCAGAACCGGTGCGCCGGATGGGGACAATGTGCCGCGTCCTTCATACTTTGCTTTTAAAATGGCAAGCGAAGCTCTTCGCGGAAAGTTACTGGAGACAGAATCCGAAAATGATAATGTGTCGACTTATCTGACCGAAAACAATGGAAAGAAAGCCCTGATGGTTATCAATAAGATGCCTAAGACGAAAGCTGTGATCGATCTGAATATACCCGGTTTCAGTGGAAAAGCCACATTGAAGCAGTTGCGTTCAGATAACATGAAAAATGGTTACAGTTCAGAAACCATCGATGTCGCTGAGGGTGGTGAGATTACCCTGCCTGCATGGTCTGTGACGACGATTACAATCCAGTAATCTTGAAAAGTATCGAAAGAAAAGCTTCCGGTCCTGTAGATCGGGAGCTTTTCTTTTTGACAGATAAAGAAGCGAAAGGACACTCTAACCTTTTGCAGGTGTATGGGTATAATAATTGACCTCTGGAGGAGGAAAAAGCTGTACTGGATTGGGTACAAATTCATCGAAGCTGTAACTTCAAATTCATATATATATATATATGGCGTAACCTATTTTGTAATATTGTTCGAAAACTGGTGATTATTGGAGGATAAATGAAATTCGGATTTTTTGATGACGAGAAGCGGGAGTATGTAATCACTACACCCCAGACACCTTACCCCTGGATCAATTACCTGGGAGTTTCAGATTTCTTCTCTCTTATTTCCAATACCGCCGGAGGATATTGCTTCTATAAGGATGCAAGACTGAGGAGAATACTCCGTTACAGGTACAACAATATCCCCATTGACAATGGAGGGAGATATTTTTATATCCGGGAGAACGATGATTTCTGGTCTCCGGGATGGAAACCCGTAAAGAAGGGGTTGACAGATTATCAGTGCCGTCACGGAATGGGTTATACCATAATAAAAGGCATGAGAAACGGGTTGTCGGCAGAAGTCCTTTACATGGTGCCGGTGGATGCCAATTGTGAGATTCACAAGGTAACTCTTACAAATACCACAAAAAAGGCAAAGAAGTTTACACTGTTTTCTTTTGTGGAATTCTGCCTCTGGAATGCTCTCGATGACATGACAAACTTCCAGCGGAATTTCAGCACAGGCGAGGTGGAAATCGATGGCTCAGTAATCTATCATAAGACGGAATACCGGGAGCGCAGGAACCATTTCGCTTTCTATACTGTAAACAGACAGATATCAGGTTTCGATACTGATCGTGAGGTTTTCCTGGGCAGGTACAATGGACTGGAAAATCCGGATGTGGTTATTGAGGGAAAGTCAAAAAACTCTGTGGCTGACGGATGGTCGCCTGTAGCATCTCACAGCATAAACATAACACTCAATCCTCAAGAGAGTGCTGAGCTGGTTTTTCTGCTCGGATATGTTGAGAACAAGGAAGATGAGAAATGGGAAGCTCCGGGCATTATCAACAAGAAAAATGCGAAGAGCTTGATGGAGAGATTTTCAACCAGTGCCGAAGTAAATAAAGCCTTTGATGATCTCAGGGTTTACTGGGATAATCTCTTATCAAGATACACATTGGAGAGCAAGGATGAAAAGCTCAATAGAATGGTCAATATCTGGAATCAGTATCAGTGCATAATCACTTTTAATATGTCAAGAAGTGCATCGTATTTTGAATCCGGTATCGGAAGAGGAATGGGGTTCCGTGATTCCAACCAGGATATCGCCGGTTTCGTGCATCAATTACCCGACGGTGCCCGTCAGAGAATAATCGACCTTGCATCGACTCAGTTTGAGGATGGCGGTGCATATCATCAGTATCAGCCTCTTACTAAAAAAGGAAACAACGAAATAGGCGGTAACTTCAATGATGATCCGCTGTGGCTGATCTATGCGACTGCAGCTTATTTGAAGGAGACCGGGGACTGGAAGATTCTCGAGACGAAGGTTCCTTATGACAACAATCCCGAAAAAACAGGTACTCTTCTTGACCACCTCACAAAGTCTTTCTATCATGTGGTCAATAACAGGGGACCTCACGGGCTGCCGCTGATCGGGAGAGCAGACTGGAACGACTGTCTCAACCTGAACTGTTTTTCAAGCACACCGGATGAATCGTTTCAGACCTGTACAAACAAGGATGGTAAAAGGGCTGAGTCGGTATTTATAGCCGGAATGTTTACAGGGATCGGAAAAGAGTATGCTAAGATTCTAAGGCACCTGGGAAAAGAGGAAGAGGCTATACAGGCTGAAAAATATATAGCCGAGATGAAAGGTGTTGTGGAAGAGCAGGGATGGGATGGTGAGTGGTTTTTGCGGGCATACGATGATTCCGGAAATAAAGTGGGAAGCAAAGATAACCCTGAAGGAAAGATCTTCATCGAGCCTCAAGGGTATTGTATTATGGGCGGTATCGGGCTTGAGGACGGTAAGGCTAAAAAAGCGCTGGAATCCTCACGCAAATATCTCGATACCCGTCACGGGCTGGTGCTTGTCAATCCTCCATTCTCAAGGTATTATTTAAATCTCGGAGAGATTTCATCGTACCCTCCCGGGTACAAGGAAAATGCAGGAATATTCTGTCACAACAATCCCTGGATAATAATTGCGGAAGCGATAATGGGTGAGGGTGATTATGCTTTTGACCACTACCGGAAGATTGCTCCTGCGTACAGGGAAGAGATCAGTGATGTGCACAGGATGGAGCCCTATGTGTATTCACAGATGATAGCAGGAAAGGATGCCGGGAGGCACGGGGAAGCAAAGAATTCCTGGCTTACAGGTACAGCAGCCTGGAATTTCGTGGCTGTTTCCCAGTGGATCCTTGGGATACGTCCGGATTACGATGGGCTTATAATTGATCCCTGTATCCCATCAGACTGGAATGGATTTACGGTTACAAGGAAGTTCCGGGGTGCAACTTACAGGATTACCGTCAAGAATCCATCACATGTGAATAAAGGAATAAAGTCTCTTGTTGTTGATGGTGCGGCTGTGGAAGGAAATCTTGTCAAAGCTTTCACTGATGGTGGTGAACATAAAGTGGAAGCGGTGATGGGGTAAGGTTTTCTGACAGGTGTTAATGCAAACAGTAATTAAACCCTAATGAATTCCATTTGTTGAGTTTGAAAGGATGGCTATGCAATACGGTTACTTTGATGATTCTGCCAGGGAATATGTAATCACAAATCCCAAAACTCCGGTAAAATGGATTAACTATATCGGTACATTGAGCTTCGGTGGATTTGTGGATCATACCGGAGGCGCTTTGATCTGCAAAGGCGATCCGTCACTGAACCGAATTGTGAAATATATCCAGCAGATGCCCTCGTCGGAATTCAAGGGTGAAACTCTGTATGTACGAGTCAAGCGTAATGGTAAATATAAGGTTTTTTCTCCGTTTTTTGTTCCTACACTGGATAAATACGACAGGTATGAATGCCATGTGGGGATGGGATACTCAAGGATTATCTCGGTGTTCTATGGTGTAAGAACAGAGTGCACCATATTTGTTCCTGTCAATGAACAGGTCGAGATCAGGGATATAGTAATTACAAATATCTCTTCTGAACCCCAGGAGATAGATGTTATTCCGGTTATTGAATATACTCATTTCGATGCTGTGAAGCAGTTTACCAATGCTGACTGGGTTCCACAGACCATGGTTTCCAGATGCCACACAGATCAGCAGAATACCAGGGTTCTTATCCAGTATCCTTTCATGTGCAGGGATTTCAAAGTCAACTATTTCACTTCCAATTATCCGGTATCCTCCTTTGAATCCGACAGGAAGCGCTTTCTGGGTGAAAACGAGTACGGAACCTGGGCTCATCCTCTTGCACTTGACAAAGATGAACTGGGCAATTATGAGGCAAACAGGGGTGACAACATTGCAGCTCTGTTGCATCATCTTGGAGTAATCGCTCCCGGTGGAGTAAAGAGGATAATAACTCAGCTTGGACAGGAGGAGAGCCTGCAGAAAGCTACTCCGCAGATAGAGCGTTTCAGAAAGAGTGAGGAAGTAGACAAAGCTTTTAAAGAGCTGTCGGAATTCTGGAGCCGCTATCTCTCTTTCATGCATGTAAAGACACCGGATTCCTGTTTAAACAGCATGCTTAATGTTCATAATCCAAGGCAGTGTTTCATTACCTACAACTGGTCAAGATACCTTTCCTATTACCAACTGGGCCTTGGAACGCGCGGATTGGGATTCCGGGACAGTTCGCAGGATGTCATGGGGGTGGTCGATAGAATACCCGAAGAGGGAAAGAAGCTTATCGTGAAGCTCCTTTCGGTTCAGAAACGGGATGGTTCGGCAATGCACCAGTTCAATCCGCTCAGTATGGAGGGCTCGATGGGGGATCTTACCGAGATGCCCGACCGCCCACAGTACTATGGTGATGATCACCTGTGGATAGTGCTTGCTGTTACAGCTTATATCAAAGAAACCGGAAACAGGGATTTTCTTTCTGAACAGATACCTTTTTATGATAAAGAAAAAGGAAAAGCCATTGAAAGCGCGACAGTTATGGAACATCTGCGTCGTGCGCTCAGTTTCACTAAAAACAACACAGGAAAGCATGGACTGCCGCTTCTGGGATTTGCGGACTGGAACGACTGCGTAAATCTTCCCAAAGGGGCAGAGTCGATCTTTAATGCCTGCCTTTACGGTAAAGCTCTTCAGGAAATGATTGAACTGGCTGATTTTCTGGGAGAAGAGAAATTGGTCAATGAGTACAAGACCGATTATGAGATGATGAAAACCAGGTTTAATGAATCAGCGTGGGACGGAGAGTGGTTTGTCAGGTATTTTGATCATGATGGGACACCTCTGGGTTCAAGCAAAAACGAACACGGGAAAATTTATCTTAACGGGCAGTCCTGGCCAGTAATTTCAGGGTTTGCTGCACCTGAGAAGGGGCGAATAGCGATGGATTCGGCCCGTAAAATGCTTAACACCAAAAACGGCTTGAAACTAAGCACCCCTGGTTTTAACGGATATGATCCCAGTAAGGGAGGGATCACTACTTATCCTC
This genomic interval from Fibrobacter sp. contains the following:
- a CDS encoding glycosyl transferase; the protein is MQYGYFDDSAREYVITNPKTPVKWINYIGTLSFGGFVDHTGGALICKGDPSLNRIVKYIQQMPSSEFKGETLYVRVKRNGKYKVFSPFFVPTLDKYDRYECHVGMGYSRIISVFYGVRTECTIFVPVNEQVEIRDIVITNISSEPQEIDVIPVIEYTHFDAVKQFTNADWVPQTMVSRCHTDQQNTRVLIQYPFMCRDFKVNYFTSNYPVSSFESDRKRFLGENEYGTWAHPLALDKDELGNYEANRGDNIAALLHHLGVIAPGGVKRIITQLGQEESLQKATPQIERFRKSEEVDKAFKELSEFWSRYLSFMHVKTPDSCLNSMLNVHNPRQCFITYNWSRYLSYYQLGLGTRGLGFRDSSQDVMGVVDRIPEEGKKLIVKLLSVQKRDGSAMHQFNPLSMEGSMGDLTEMPDRPQYYGDDHLWIVLAVTAYIKETGNRDFLSEQIPFYDKEKGKAIESATVMEHLRRALSFTKNNTGKHGLPLLGFADWNDCVNLPKGAESIFNACLYGKALQEMIELADFLGEEKLVNEYKTDYEMMKTRFNESAWDGEWFVRYFDHDGTPLGSSKNEHGKIYLNGQSWPVISGFAAPEKGRIAMDSARKMLNTKNGLKLSTPGFNGYDPSKGGITTYPPGAKENGGIFLHTNPWVMIAETILGDGDRAFEYYNQINPAKKNDIIDEYECEPYVYPQNILGDEHPQFGLGRNSWLSGTASWVYQAATKYIMGVQPQYNGLKIDPCIPGSWEEFTIERLFRGTRYRIHIHNPKHVKKGVASVKVNGEPIEGNVIPLFKEGEEVKVEVVMG
- a CDS encoding carbohydrate-binding protein; the protein is MNRNLRLTIAAVACMMFSASAVFPGWLKFKPLKKAEEKKSESSVDPRIMYRFFDEDFVSGGYAYWYPENSKVFIPEESGKNGEVAIEFDLDEKDYSGGSVCLYNLLYDLRPLYATGALQFWIKGNMGGEIAWAALVDDENADGKKTVVRLPLQNYGGISKEWKLISIPLSAFGKRGVFWDAKKRVEVPERFQWDAVCEFRIEIKKNENPDFRAWVDDIFILRDVYEPVEEKEEQYWDEREDMIDSPPLASRPEVKDVHKVFIDETPGGGFVYVYGGKTAYKVISGASKDNKGILACYLDNGDYSGVTLALGNGASINVEPLKKAKAAGLAFWAKGAPGVDKIYVGILDDESDGAKVQTKVALGDFGSLDTTWKYFMIPLRRFQDVGKYWDDNKKAEVVGDVKWNQVNEIRFSNNKAENKVPEGEPVALYVDQITFIEEIPGYIDPEEYWANFESDAKDIILHDFEGSESPNWETANGPKSEISYKLVKSEARNGGENALAITFKMNDWCDAVFNYETNNSAPELRDWSKHWGLKFEMYTSKPYQGINVQVNDAGNEVWIASAGCGKGWHEVLVPFKAFYKFPYWQPEDAEQNGKFDMQAIRTIDFKPSGEGTSGTFLIDNVRLTNERTAYEAPVAEKITVKITGDMGKVVTPAINDGIFGINAALWDGDLLKPQTVDYVKAVNHAVLRYPGGLRADEDHWKEVLAKKDWMVDTDEFLEFCKQTNTTPMITVNFGTGTAEEAAEWVKHVNVTKKANVKYWEVGNELYGDWHANHCTAEEYGKRAAEFIKKMKEVDPSILVTVVWVLEGEWNKVVFENTKDLADGVNVHHYPQHAGEENDAALLAAPQTLKSILPGVRKQTEEYGVPGKKYEIWLTEWNSVDFKPGPQTLGIVNAMFVADYLGELAVQNIEQASYWDIHNDITEQGGDYGYLSRTGAPDGDNVPRPSYFAFKMASEALRGKLLETESENDNVSTYLTENNGKKALMVINKMPKTKAVIDLNIPGFSGKATLKQLRSDNMKNGYSSETIDVAEGGEITLPAWSVTTITIQ
- a CDS encoding glycosyl transferase → MKFGFFDDEKREYVITTPQTPYPWINYLGVSDFFSLISNTAGGYCFYKDARLRRILRYRYNNIPIDNGGRYFYIRENDDFWSPGWKPVKKGLTDYQCRHGMGYTIIKGMRNGLSAEVLYMVPVDANCEIHKVTLTNTTKKAKKFTLFSFVEFCLWNALDDMTNFQRNFSTGEVEIDGSVIYHKTEYRERRNHFAFYTVNRQISGFDTDREVFLGRYNGLENPDVVIEGKSKNSVADGWSPVASHSINITLNPQESAELVFLLGYVENKEDEKWEAPGIINKKNAKSLMERFSTSAEVNKAFDDLRVYWDNLLSRYTLESKDEKLNRMVNIWNQYQCIITFNMSRSASYFESGIGRGMGFRDSNQDIAGFVHQLPDGARQRIIDLASTQFEDGGAYHQYQPLTKKGNNEIGGNFNDDPLWLIYATAAYLKETGDWKILETKVPYDNNPEKTGTLLDHLTKSFYHVVNNRGPHGLPLIGRADWNDCLNLNCFSSTPDESFQTCTNKDGKRAESVFIAGMFTGIGKEYAKILRHLGKEEEAIQAEKYIAEMKGVVEEQGWDGEWFLRAYDDSGNKVGSKDNPEGKIFIEPQGYCIMGGIGLEDGKAKKALESSRKYLDTRHGLVLVNPPFSRYYLNLGEISSYPPGYKENAGIFCHNNPWIIIAEAIMGEGDYAFDHYRKIAPAYREEISDVHRMEPYVYSQMIAGKDAGRHGEAKNSWLTGTAAWNFVAVSQWILGIRPDYDGLIIDPCIPSDWNGFTVTRKFRGATYRITVKNPSHVNKGIKSLVVDGAAVEGNLVKAFTDGGEHKVEAVMG